In Erinaceus europaeus chromosome 10, mEriEur2.1, whole genome shotgun sequence, one DNA window encodes the following:
- the C10H9orf50 gene encoding uncharacterized protein C9orf50 homolog isoform X3, with translation MEEATASPTFSWDCPGPPFRELQDILSENTSMNSNLTCTPRAASQSQRGGLKAFLETNGILDQAGKPPTWGRKLESFLPRLVLNSVLKRGRPKGYQLLLPPTTWQQAQR, from the exons ATGGAGGAGGCCACAGCCAGCCCCACGTTCAGCTGGGACTGCCCTGGCCC GCCCTTCCGGGAGCTGCAAGACATTCTATCTGAGAACACTTCCATGAACAGCAACCTGACCTGCACCCCCAGAGCCGCCTCCCAGAGCCAGAGGGGGGGCCTTAAAGCCTTCCTGGAAACCAATGGCATCCTCGATCAGGCGGGGAAGCCGCCCACTTGGGGCCGGAAGCTG GAATCCTTCCTGCCCAGGCTGGTTCTGAACTCCGTTCTGAAGCGAGGACGCCCAAAGGGGTACCAGCTCCTCCTGCCTCCCACCACCTGGCAGCAGGCTCAGAGATGA
- the C10H9orf50 gene encoding uncharacterized protein C9orf50 homolog isoform X1 → MTRRRPKSRDQQGAHKGSLDEADCRRRAPLLSRLIQSELRAVPGATASPAAQHQRGLSGYCQSSQCPSCSFLPEQRGQSSHFQKGLEKILLHQIPTLGPQRSDQLQFKRNNHLGTQTPKGQALQTHRSSGEGAEARPRRRYCPFRVRFADETLRDTALRYWERSCAAQQCIAENENATRSAAPGRVLGALGALGRWLENLPTALYPQPMEEATASPTFSWDCPGPPFRELQDILSENTSMNSNLTCTPRAASQSQRGGLKAFLETNGILDQAGKPPTWGRKLESFLPRLVLNSVLKRGRPKGYQLLLPPTTWQQAQR, encoded by the exons ATGACCAGGCGTCGCCCCAAGTCCAGGGACCAGCAGGGGGCGCACAAGGGGTCCCTGGACGAGGCCGACTGCCGCCGGAGGGCCCCGCTGCTGTCGCGCCTGATTCAGTCCGAGCTCCGCGCGGTCCCGGGCGCCACGG CATCGCCGGCAGCCCAGCACCAAAGGGGTTTGTCGGGGTACTGCCAAAGTTCTCAGTGTCCCAGCTGCTCCTTCCTCCCAGAAcagag GGGGCAGTCCTCGCACTTCCAGAAGGGTCTTGAGAAGATTCTGCTCCATCAGATACCTACCCTAGGGCCTCAGAGGAGCGACCAGCTACAATTTAAGAGGAACAACCA TCTCGGCACTCAGACCCCCAAGGGCCAGGCCCTGCAGACTCACAGATCTTCTGGAGAAGGTGCAGAGGCCCGTCCCCGTCGCCGGTACTGCCCCTTCCGGGTGCGGTTCGCTGATGAGACCCTCCGGGACACAGCTCTCCGCTACTGGGAGCGGAGTTGTGCAG CGCAGCAGTGCATCGCTGAGAACGAGAATGCCACAAGGTCAGCAGCACCCGGGCGGGTGCTCGGGGCGCTCGGGGCGCTTGGGCGATGGCTGGAGAACTTGCCTACAGCCCTGTACCCCCAGCCCATGGAGGAGGCCACAGCCAGCCCCACGTTCAGCTGGGACTGCCCTGGCCC GCCCTTCCGGGAGCTGCAAGACATTCTATCTGAGAACACTTCCATGAACAGCAACCTGACCTGCACCCCCAGAGCCGCCTCCCAGAGCCAGAGGGGGGGCCTTAAAGCCTTCCTGGAAACCAATGGCATCCTCGATCAGGCGGGGAAGCCGCCCACTTGGGGCCGGAAGCTG GAATCCTTCCTGCCCAGGCTGGTTCTGAACTCCGTTCTGAAGCGAGGACGCCCAAAGGGGTACCAGCTCCTCCTGCCTCCCACCACCTGGCAGCAGGCTCAGAGATGA
- the C10H9orf50 gene encoding uncharacterized protein C9orf50 homolog isoform X2 gives MTRRRPKSRDQQGAHKGSLDEADCRRRAPLLSRLIQSELRAVPGATASPAAQHQRGLSGYCQSSQCPSCSFLPEQRGQSSHFQKGLEKILLHQIPTLGPQRSDQLQFKRNNHLGTQTPKGQALQTHRSSGEGAEARPRRRYCPFRVRFADETLRDTALRYWERSCAAQQCIAENENATRPFRELQDILSENTSMNSNLTCTPRAASQSQRGGLKAFLETNGILDQAGKPPTWGRKLESFLPRLVLNSVLKRGRPKGYQLLLPPTTWQQAQR, from the exons ATGACCAGGCGTCGCCCCAAGTCCAGGGACCAGCAGGGGGCGCACAAGGGGTCCCTGGACGAGGCCGACTGCCGCCGGAGGGCCCCGCTGCTGTCGCGCCTGATTCAGTCCGAGCTCCGCGCGGTCCCGGGCGCCACGG CATCGCCGGCAGCCCAGCACCAAAGGGGTTTGTCGGGGTACTGCCAAAGTTCTCAGTGTCCCAGCTGCTCCTTCCTCCCAGAAcagag GGGGCAGTCCTCGCACTTCCAGAAGGGTCTTGAGAAGATTCTGCTCCATCAGATACCTACCCTAGGGCCTCAGAGGAGCGACCAGCTACAATTTAAGAGGAACAACCA TCTCGGCACTCAGACCCCCAAGGGCCAGGCCCTGCAGACTCACAGATCTTCTGGAGAAGGTGCAGAGGCCCGTCCCCGTCGCCGGTACTGCCCCTTCCGGGTGCGGTTCGCTGATGAGACCCTCCGGGACACAGCTCTCCGCTACTGGGAGCGGAGTTGTGCAG CGCAGCAGTGCATCGCTGAGAACGAGAATGCCACAAG GCCCTTCCGGGAGCTGCAAGACATTCTATCTGAGAACACTTCCATGAACAGCAACCTGACCTGCACCCCCAGAGCCGCCTCCCAGAGCCAGAGGGGGGGCCTTAAAGCCTTCCTGGAAACCAATGGCATCCTCGATCAGGCGGGGAAGCCGCCCACTTGGGGCCGGAAGCTG GAATCCTTCCTGCCCAGGCTGGTTCTGAACTCCGTTCTGAAGCGAGGACGCCCAAAGGGGTACCAGCTCCTCCTGCCTCCCACCACCTGGCAGCAGGCTCAGAGATGA